From a single Oncorhynchus tshawytscha isolate Ot180627B linkage group LG29, Otsh_v2.0, whole genome shotgun sequence genomic region:
- the chpf2 gene encoding chondroitin sulfate glucuronyltransferase, with product MTHFEEVADVEEKRSTWPALPLILGLSLGCSLSLLMVSWTQGDTDDSCGDELGNGGLFLGSNRGDPPEDQRGGPGNDDFQPRIVPYHKDPNKPHKKVLRTRYIHTELGIRERLLVGVLTSRATLNTLAVAVNRTVAHHFHRTFFFTGLRSPKVPHGMAVVAHGDDRPVWLMYETVRHLHQHYGLDYDWFFLAQDDTYMQAERLAELVGHLSAGQDLYMGRAEEFIGGEERARYCHGGYGYLLSRSLLARLQPHLDTCRNDILSVRPDEWLGRCIIDYLGLSCVEVHQEMTYRYFELGKNADPEREDRAQFKNAFTVHPVSEPSLMYRLHKRFSQIELDWTYLQIQQLQVQINNLSELTPEGKAGATWPIGVNPPFRPKTRFEVINWEYFTEEHIYSCPDSSPKCELRGADRADVSAVLETAVERLNERYQPQLRFRKRHLLNGYRRFDPTRGMEYVLDLALEAFTQKGHNQVIAKRVSLLRPLSTIEIIPMPYVTEATRVQVILPVTANEQDYVSNFLDMYVMNTLDTHDNVLLTFLFVYDPFDAQRISQADVFAGIKAMIGEVEKRYGDVKIPWISVKTEVPSQVKLMDIISKKHPVDTLFFLASVWTEVNADFLNRCRMNAISNWQVFFPIHFQEFSPAIVYRDQQPSAASSFTAEALRDGRFDRHVFEEACFYNADYMAARTKMAADILDNDELLESMDVYEIFVRYSGLHVFRAVEPALVQKYVRRACNPRFSDDIYHRCVLSNLEGLASRSHLAMALFEQEQANST from the exons ATGACTCACTTTGAGGAAGTTGCTGATGTAGAGGAAAAAAGGTCGACATG GCCTGCTCTTCCCCTTATCCTGGGGCTCTCTTTAGGATGCAGCCTGAGCCTGCTGATGGTCTCCTGGACCCAGGGAGACACAGATGACTCGTGTGGAGATGAACTGGGCAATGGGGGTCTCTTCCTGGGCAGCAATAGGGGAGACCCCCCAGAGGACCAGAGAGGTGGTCCTGGGAATGACGACTTCCAGCCCCGCATCGTACCATACCACAAGGACCCCAACAAACCACACAAGAAGGTCCTCAG GACGCGCTACATCCACACTGAACTGGGAATCCGAGAACGCCTCCTAGTGGGTGTGCTGACCTCGCGGGCCACTCTTAACACGCTGGCCGTGGCGGTGAACCGCACCGTGGCCCACCATTTCCATCGCACCTTCTTCTTCACGGGCCTGCGCAGCCCCAAGGTCCCCCACGGCATGGCGGTGGTGGCCCACGGCGACGACCGGCCCGTGTGGCTGATGTACGAGACGGTGCGCCACTTGCACCAGCACTATGGCTTGGACTACGACTGGTTCTTCCTGGCCCAGGACGACACCTACATGCAGGCCGAGAGGCTAGCCGAGCTGGTGGGCCACCTCAGCGCCGGTCAGGACCTCTACATGGGCCGGGCTGAGGAGTTCATCggtggggaggagagggccaGGTACTGCCACGGGGGTTACGGCTACCTGCTCTCCCGGAGCTTGCTGGCCCGCCTGCAGCCCCACCTGGACACCTGCCGCAATGACATCCTCAGCGTGAGGCCTGACGAGTGGCTGGGCCGCTGCATCATCGACTACCTGGGTCTGAGCTGTGTAGAGGTGCACCAG GAGATGACGTATCGCTACTTTGAGCTGGGGAAGAATGCAGACCCAGAGCGAGAGGACAGAGCCCAGTTTAAGAATGCCTTCACGGTCCACCCTGTGTCAGAACCCAGCCTCATGTACCGCCTGCACAAACGCTTCAGCCAGATCGAACTGGACTGGACCTACCTACAGATACAGCAGCTGCAG GTCCAGATCAACAACCTGAGTGAGCTGACACCAGAGGGGAAGGCGGGGGCCACCTGGCCCATCGGGGTCAACCCCCCTTTCAGGCCCAAAACGCGATTCGAGGTCATAAACTGGGAGTACTTCACAGAGGAACACATTTACTCGTGCCCTGACAGCTCCCCCAAGTGTGAGCTGCGTGGCGCAGACCGGGCCGACGTGAGCGCCGTGCTGGAGACGGCCGTGGAGCGCCTCAACGAGCGTTATCAGCCCCAGCTGCGCTTCAGGAAACGGCATCTGCTCAACGGCTACCGGCGCTTCGACCCCACTCGAGGCATGGAGTACGTGCTGGACCTGGCCCTGGAGGCTTTCACGCAGAAGGGTCACAACCAGGTCATCGCCAAGCGGGTCAGCCTGCTCCGCCCTCTCAGCACCATCGAGATCATCCCCATGCCCTACGTGACGGAGGCCACCCGGGTGCAGGTTATCCTGCCAGTCACAGCCAACGAGCAGGACTATGTGAGCAACTTCCTGGACATGTACGTGATGAACACTCTGGACACTCATGACAACGTCCTGCTCACCTTCCTGTTTGTCTACGACCCCTTCGACGCCCAACGGATCAGTCAGGCTGACGTGTTCGCCGGCATCAAGGCCATGATTGGCGAGGTGGAGAAGCGCTACGGTGACGTGAAGATCCCCTGGATCAGCGTGAAGACGGAGGTGCCGTCGCAAGTCAAGCTGATGGACATCATCTCCAAGAAGCACCCGGTGGATACGCTCTTCTTCCTGGCCTCGGTGTGGACCGAGGTCAACGCTGACTTCCTCAATCGCTGCCGCATGAACGCCATCAGCAACTGGCAGGTGTTCTTCCCCATCCACTTCCAGGAATTCAGCCCGGCTATCGTGTACCGCGACCAGCAGCCCTCAGCCGCCTCCTCCTTCACCGCCGAGGCGCTGCGTGATGGACGCTTCGACCGCCACGTCTTCGAAGAGGCCTGCTTCTACAACGCCGACTACATGGCGGCGCGCACCAAGATGGCCGCCGACATCCTAGACAACGATGAACTGCTGGAGAGCATGGACGTGTACGAGATCTTTGTGCGCTACTCGGGCTTGCACGTGTTCCGGGCGGTGGAGCCAGCGCTAGTGCAGAAGTATGTGCGGCGGGCGTGCAACCCGCGCTTCAGTGATGACATCTACCACCGCTGTGTGCTCAGTAACCTGGAGGGCCTGGCCTCGCGATCCCACCTGGCCATGGCCCTGTTTGAGCAGGAACAGGCCAACAGCACCTAG
- the LOC112227939 gene encoding ATP-binding cassette sub-family F member 2 translates to MPSDLAKKKAAKKKEAAKSRQAGTKKTDEFNGENDQPESQENGADSNGVASLTKELDEFELKKLDARAVTGVLASHPNSTDVHIASLSLTFHGQELLTDTSLELNSGRRYGLLGLNGTGKSMLLSAIGHREIPIPEHIDIYHLTREMAPSDKTALQCVMEVDEERIQLEKEAERLAAEDSECEKLMELYERLEELDADKAEVRASRILHGLGFSAAMQQKKLKDFSGGWRMRVALARALFIKPFMLLLDEPTNHLDLDACVWLEEELASFRRILVLISHSQDFLNGVCTNIIHLHQKKLKYFTGNYDQYVKTREELEENQMKRFNWEQDQISHMKNYIARFGHGSAKLARQAQSKEKTLQKMVASGLTERVVDDKTLSFYFPSCGKIPPPVIMVQNVSFKYSDNQPHIYKNLEFGIDLDTRVALVGPNGAGKSTLLKLLMGELLPTDGMIRKHSHVKIGRYHQHLTEQLELDLSPLEYMMKCYPEIKEKEEMRKIIGRYGLTGKQQVSPIRNLSDGQKCRVCFAWLAWQNPHMLFLDEPTNHLDIETIDALADAINDYEGGMMLVSHDFRLIQQVAEEIWVCEKQTITKWNRDILAYKEHLKSKIDKQAHDI, encoded by the exons ATGCCGTCAGATCTTGCCAAGAAGAAGGCAGCGAAGAAGAAGGAAGCTGCGAAGTCCCGCCAGGCGGGTACCAAGAAAACGGATGAGTTTAATGGGGAGAACGACCAGCCAGAGAGCCAGGAAAATGGAGCAGACAGCAATG GGGTGGCTAGCCTGACTAAGGAGCTGGATGAGTTTGAGCTGAAGAAGCTGGATGCGCGGGCGGTGACGGGGGTGCTGGCGTCCCACCCCAACAGCACCGACGTGCACATTGCCAGCCTGTCGCTCACCTTCCACGGTCAGGAGCTGCTGACCGACACCAGCCTAGAGCTCAACTCGGGACGGCGTTACGGCCTCCTCGGCCTCAACGGCACAG GAAAGTCCATGTTGTTGTCAGCCATCGGCCATCGTGAGATCCCCATCCCCGAGcacatagacatctaccacctgaCCAGGGAAATGGCCCCCAGTGACAAGACGGCCCTGCAGTGTGTGATGGAGGTGGATGAGGAGAGGATCCAGCTGGAGAAGGAGGCAGAGCGGCTGGCAGCCGAGGACT CCGAGTGTGAGAAGCTGATGGAGCTGTATGAGCGTCTGGAAGAGCTGGATGCAGACAAGGCGGAGGTGCGAGCCTCCAGGATCCTCCACGGCCTAGGCTTCAGCGCCGCCATGCAGCAGAAGAAGCTCAAGGACTTCAGCGGAGGCTGGAGGATGCGTGTGGCTCTGGCCAG AGCTCTGTTCATCAAGCCCTTCATGTTGCTGCTGGACGAGCCCACCAACCACCTGGACCTAGATGCCTGTGTATGGCTGGAGGAGGAGCTCGCATC GTTCAGGCGAATCCTTGTGCTCATCTCCCACTCTCAAGACTTCCTAAACGGAGTTTGCACCAACATCATCCACCTGCACCAGAAGAAGCTCAAGTACTTCACG GGTAACTATGACCAGTATGTGAAGACCAGGGAGGAGCTGGAAGAGAACCAGATGAAACGCTTCAACTGGGAACAGGACCAGATCTCACACATGAAG AATTACATTGCCAGGTTTGGTCACGGCTCGGCCAAGCTGGCACGACAGGCCCAGAGCAAAGAGAAGACGCTGCAGAAGATGGTGGCCTCAGGGCTGACTGAACGTGTGGTGGATGACAAG aCACTGTCGTTTTATTTTCCTTCCTGTGGAAAGATCCCCCCTCCTGTTATCATGGTTCAGAACGTTAGCTTCAAATACAGTGACAACCAG CCACACATATACAAGAACCTGGAGTTTGGCATTGACCTGGACACACGAGTGGCTCTGGTGGGGCCCAACGGAGCAGGGAAGTCCACACTCCTCAAACTCCTGATGGGAGAG ctgCTCCCCACTGACGGAATGATCAGGAAACATTCTCATGTGAAGATTGGCCGATATCACCAG CATCTGACAGAGCAGCTGGAGCTGGACCTGTCTCCTCTGGAGTACATGATGAAGTGCTACCCAGAGAtcaaggagaaggaggagatgaggaagatCATCGGCCGCTACGGCCTCACAGGAAAACAACAG GTGAGTCCGATCAGGAACCTGTCGGATGGCCAGAAGTGCCGGGTGTGCTTCGCCTGGCTGGCCTGGCAGAACCCCCACATGCTCTTCCTGGACGAGCCCACCAATCACCTGGACATCGAGACTATTGATGCCCTGGCTGATGCCATCAATGACTACGAGGGTGGCATGATGCTGGTCAGCCACGACTTCAGACTCATCCAGCAG gTGGCTGAGGAGATCTGGGTAtgtgagaagcaaaccatcaccAAATGGAATAGGGACATCCTGGCATACAAGGAACACTTGAAATCGAAGATTGACAAGCAAGCGCATGACATCTAG